The genomic interval AAACAGATTCAATGTGGGTTTTTAATTATTACAAAGCACATTACTGGGATGGTTTCGATTTTTCTGACGGACGGATACTAAACACACCGTTTTTGGAACCCAGACTGGACCGTTATTTTAAAAACCTGGTTGTACAGACTCCTGATTCTCTGATCAAGGATGCAGATTGGCTGGTGAACAAAACGGCTGGTAATAAAGAAGTAAAATCGTATGTGGCTTATTATATTACGAATCAGTACGAAAATCCAAAAACTGTTGGTACGGAGGGACTTTGGGTGCATATGGCTGAGAAATATTACCTGTCGGGCGATATGGGTGTTTCGGAAGATGTAAAAAAACGTATAGCGGAAAAGGTCAATACAATGAAATATCTGCTTGTAAATAAGACCTTCCCTGCTCTCACACTTACCGATCCGACCGGCAAGAAAGTAGATCTCAAAACGGTTGCAGCAAATTATATGGTTTTATTCTTTTATGCACCCACTTGCGGGCACTGCAAAGAAGCGTCACCAAAACTTGTAGCGTTTTATGAAAAAAATAAGGCTAATGGTATCAAAGTGATGGCCATATCCACGGAGCATAATTTAGCGGAATGGAAATCATTTGTAACAACTTATCATTTGGAAGGTTTGATCAATGGGTTTGACACCTTAAATGAAATTGACTTTAATAAAAGGTATGATGTTGTGACAACGCCTACTATTTATGTTTTGGATAAAAACAAGAAAATCATTGCAAGAAAAATGCCGGTCGAACAGCTGGAAGATTTCCTGAACTACTATCAGAACAGAATGGCTAAGAAGATATAGATTTGATTTTAAGTAAATGAAATAGTAATTATTTGATTATTAAAATTAAATAAAAAACATATTGCCTTAAAAAGCCAAAATGCTGCCACCCTGAGCTTACGGCCTGCCGCGCGGTGGAAGTGCGGGCTATAGTGATTCTAGCTTGGTCGCCTGCACTTTGACCCCGCTCAGTGTGACAGTACTTAGGAAATACTCCTTTTTTATAAAAATGCCACACAAATTGGTGCTTTGACAGAAATGCTTTCATGCAGGAAAGTGAGCTTACCAGTTTGCGGATCGATCGTATAAACCACCAGATTATCTTTATCCTGATTGGCAACGATCATATATTTTCCGGTAGGATCAATGTTGAAATCACGAGGTACGGAAACTGATTTTGTGATTTCGTCTACTTTTTCCAGCTTTCCGCCATCCAGGATTTTAAATGCGCTGATGGAATTATGCCCGCGGTTGGAAACATAAACAAACTTTCCGTTCGGATGCAAATGAATAGCTGCACTCGTATTATTTCCTGCAAAATCCGCCGGTAATGTTGAATAAGTTTCCAGACTGGTAATAACGCCTTTTTTATCAACCGAACAGGAAGTTAATGTGGCTTCCAGTTCATTGAGTAAGAATAATGACCTTCCGTTTGGATGAAAAATAAAATGCCTCGGCCCTGATCCAGGTTTTGCACTGAAAAATGGCTGTGCCGGATTTGGTGTAAGTTTTCCGGATTTTGCATCCAATGTATAATTCATAATCTTATCACTCCCCAGGTCTACCACATATACATATTTTCCATCCGGACTCGTACCCGCAAAGTGTGCATGTGCTTTTTCCTGCCGTTTTGTATTGGGCCCGCTTCCCGTAAATTGTTCTTTATATGTTGCAGAATTGAGTTTTCCACCTGCCTGCAAAGTATAAGCTGCAAAACTTCCGTCACCGTAATTGGAAGCAAAAACCATTTTGCCGGAAGGATCAACAGAAACATGGCATGGCCCCGAACCTTCGGATGGCTGGCTGTTCAGGTAATTTAATTTTTTGTCTGCGCCAATAGCAAAAGCATTGATTTTGTTATCACTCGAAATGGCATACAAATTCTTTTTGTCCGGAGAAATACTCACATAACCCGGCGCTGTGCAGTTGTTAAAAGTATCAACCAGGGTAATTTTTCCGGTTGACAGATCCAGTTCACACAATGATATGGAAGAGTTGAGGCCTTTATCCTGTGAACCAATGTAAAAAGGAATGGTTTTGTTTTGCAAGGAAAAAAAGACAGTAC from Dyadobacter sp. NIV53 carries:
- a CDS encoding TlpA family protein disulfide reductase; this translates as MKYYIRIAVLSITITCGFLAASFGQGYEIGAKITGVRDSSLILGHYSKNSTQFIPKDTARADASGNMVFKGETSLPGGLYVILLPGNQRWIELVYSGKEDHFSVATDTSDIIGHMKVTGSRENELFYTYQNELKNKAKQIEVIKTEKNADSQNKLTAAQEEFKSYRLKFLADNPEAFTSKLLKMSADPEIPAAPKMAGGKTDSMWVFNYYKAHYWDGFDFSDGRILNTPFLEPRLDRYFKNLVVQTPDSLIKDADWLVNKTAGNKEVKSYVAYYITNQYENPKTVGTEGLWVHMAEKYYLSGDMGVSEDVKKRIAEKVNTMKYLLVNKTFPALTLTDPTGKKVDLKTVAANYMVLFFYAPTCGHCKEASPKLVAFYEKNKANGIKVMAISTEHNLAEWKSFVTTYHLEGLINGFDTLNEIDFNKRYDVVTTPTIYVLDKNKKIIARKMPVEQLEDFLNYYQNRMAKKI
- a CDS encoding lactonase family protein codes for the protein MKKLSISVIILVCTVFFSLQNKTIPFYIGSQDKGLNSSISLCELDLSTGKITLVDTFNNCTAPGYVSISPDKKNLYAISSDNKINAFAIGADKKLNYLNSQPSEGSGPCHVSVDPSGKMVFASNYGDGSFAAYTLQAGGKLNSATYKEQFTGSGPNTKRQEKAHAHFAGTSPDGKYVYVVDLGSDKIMNYTLDAKSGKLTPNPAQPFFSAKPGSGPRHFIFHPNGRSLFLLNELEATLTSCSVDKKGVITSLETYSTLPADFAGNNTSAAIHLHPNGKFVYVSNRGHNSISAFKILDGGKLEKVDEITKSVSVPRDFNIDPTGKYMIVANQDKDNLVVYTIDPQTGKLTFLHESISVKAPICVAFL